In the Caenorhabditis elegans chromosome X genome, one interval contains:
- the mtcl-1 gene encoding Girdin (Confirmed by transcript evidence) — protein sequence MDRLNDKITEITAEKNRQKNEAQKTIRVLSEQIKVLEIEQKNLSQNKDSQQVVKEMIESERERLQQIVHLNELQKLTRKYRLSSIIDQLAYVSEATRKTSREAEPDGIRYIINQLTVLRDDEAANNLNPDERAGSVLGEKASNGYAPSISECGEGTYDNISQSSFSIRSVNSAPLRHAYRHANLPIPTTTASVSTTISETEPYYSKPEKLNIISNYTTKRSFSTESSNGFDKYGRPMRRGLYHEPSSSNNLSVPGRKTSNDEYSMSRAASFDNRSQFSEDEVTEDGRSSRPNSTGANILYRVRREELARGGQPSVKLMAKAFEAIDEPRTDKRGFFGIRKSRSVETTQNGKHSKFEEAANSALMHSLGQVEEGVSSNYATLPRGGRNPFKNMGSRLVERVRRSLSRSSRQSRDSDREDEIEVQVYKKPEKPISSPKKTKKKSAESKARKNSSNIFT from the exons ATGGATCGATTAAATGATAAAATCACAGAAATAACAGCAGAGAAGAATCGACAGAAGAATGAAGCACAGAAAACCATTAGAGTGCTCAGCGAGCAGATCAAAGTTTTGGAGATTGAGCAAAAGAATTTGTCGCAAAATAAAGATAGTCAACAGGTCGTAAAG GAAATGATTGAATCTGAGAGGGAACGTCTCCAACAAATTGTTCACCTGAATGAACTCCAAAAACTAACTCGGAAGTACCGTCTTAGCAGTATAATTGATCAGTTAGCGTATGTCAGCGAAGCAACCCGTAAAACATCACGAGAGGCCGAGCCAGATGGCATTCGCTACATTATAAATCAGCTAACAGTTTTAAGAGATGACGAAGCGGCCAACAATTTGAATCC AGATGAGAGAGCAGGTTCTGTGCTCGGAGAAAAGGCTTCAAATGGGTATGCTCCGTCAATCTCAGAGTGTGGAGAGGGAACTTATGATAACATTAGTCAATCATCCTTCTCAATTCGATCAGTAAACAGTGCTCCACTGAGGCATGCGTATAG ACACGCTAACCTTCCTATTCCAACTACCACTGCTTCTGTTTCAACGACTATTAGTGAAACTGAGCCGTATTATAGTAAACCGGAGAAGCTGAACATCATCAGTAATTACACTACAAAGAGATCATTCAG CACTGAAAGCTCAAATGGGTTTGACAAATACGGTCGTCCAATGAGACGAGGATTATATCACGAACCATCATCAAGTAATAACTTAA GTGTACCGGGTAGAAAAACATCAAATGATGAGTATTCAATGAGTCGAGCTGCTTCATTCGATAACCGCAGCCAGTTTAGTGAGGACGAGGTGACCGAGGATGGAAGGAGCTCCCGGCCCAACAGCACGGGCGCAAATATTCTGTATAGAGTTCGAAGAGAGGAACTGGCACGTGGCGGACAGCCATCGGTGAAACTGATGGCAAAGGCTTTTGAGGCAATTGATGAGCCGAGAACGGATAAGAGAGGGTTCTTTGGAATTAGGAAGTCAAGATCAGTGGAAACGACGCAAAATGGGAAGCATAGTAAATTT GAAGAAGCTGCTAACTCAGCCTTGATGCACAGTTTGGGACAAGTAGAGGAAGGAGTCAGCAGCAATTATGCAACCCTACCAAGAG gaggTCGAAatcctttcaaaaatatggGGTCTCGTTTGGTGGAGCGTGTTCGCAGAAGCTTATCCCGGTCGAGTAGACAATCTCGTGATTCTGACAGGGAAGATGAGATTGAAGTACAAGTTTACAAAAAG cctgaAAAACCAATATCTTCCCccaagaaaacgaaaaagaagtCAGCCGAATCAAAAGCTCGCAAGAATTCCAGTAACATCTTCACATAG
- the taf-7.1 gene encoding TAFII55 protein conserved region domain-containing protein (Confirmed by transcript evidence) — MSFDQPISVNLKVAKQHEDNEEWEEHLILRVPPDVVNRMEKAVNGEIDAEELGINFQEDNRTVQIRLGNQILPAKILDLPTINEVHKTLDNSTLYKVTDVSQMIICEGAMPIPKAERKKLNPEGIENREPKIEVEGSGVENKTNVQSKTARQLAKEKVKEYHYPHGITPPMKNAKKRRFRKKKEKKTMAVEEIEIELKRLLRSDLEAQSVRWKVVDDDETNPEDEDIEVYDNDDGSDLDKDDKDLFLSDDEDTL, encoded by the exons ATGTCATTTGATCAACCCATTTCAGTCAATTTGAAAGTTGCAaag caacacGAGGATAATGAGGAATGGGAAGAACATCTGATTTTACGAGTCCCTCCAGATGTTGTGAATAGAATGGAGAAAGCGGTGAACGGTGAAATAGATGCTGAAGAGCTTGGAATTAATTTCCAAGAGGATAACCGAACTGTTCAAATTAGACTTGGAAACCAGATTTTGCCTGCAAAAATTCTTGATCTTCCAACTATTAACGAG GTGCACAAAACTCTAGATAATAGCACATTGTACAAAGTAACAGATGTTTCTCAAATGATCATATGTGAAGGAGCCATGCCAATCCCGAAAGCTGAGCGGAAAAAGTTGAATCCGGAAGGTATTGAAAATCGGGAGCCAAAAATAGAAGTGGAAGGAAGTGGAGTAGAAAACAAAACGAATGTTCAATCAAAAACTGCACGTCAATTGGCAAAAgag aaagtcaaAGAATACCACTACCCCCACGGAATCACACCACCgatgaaaaatgccaaaaaacgtagatttagaaagaaaaaggagaaaaagacAATGGCTGTTGAAGAA attgaaataGAATTAAAACGTCTCCTTCGATCTGATTTGGAAGCCCAGTCTGTCAGATGGAAAGTAGTGGATGATGATGAAACg AATCCTGAGGACGAGGACATTGAAGTGTATGATAATGACGACGGTAGTGATCTGGATAAGGATGATAAAGACTTATTTCTCAGTGATGATGAAGACACCCTCTAA
- the mtcl-1 gene encoding Girdin (Confirmed by transcript evidence), whose translation MDRLNDKITEITAEKNRQKNEAQKTIRVLSEQIKVLEIEQKNLSQNKDSQQVVKEMIESERERLQQIVHLNELQKLTRKYRLSSIIDQLAYVSEATRKTSREAEPDGIRYIINQLTVLRDDEAANNLNPDERAGSVLGEKASNGYAPSISECGEGTYDNISQSSFSIRSVNSAPLRHAYSTESSNGFDKYGRPMRRGLYHEPSSSNNLSVPGRKTSNDEYSMSRAASFDNRSQFSEDEVTEDGRSSRPNSTGANILYRVRREELARGGQPSVKLMAKAFEAIDEPRTDKRGFFGIRKSRSVETTQNGKHSKFEEAANSALMHSLGQVEEGVSSNYATLPRGGRNPFKNMGSRLVERVRRSLSRSSRQSRDSDREDEIEVQVYKKPEKPISSPKKTKKKSAESKARKNSSNIFT comes from the exons ATGGATCGATTAAATGATAAAATCACAGAAATAACAGCAGAGAAGAATCGACAGAAGAATGAAGCACAGAAAACCATTAGAGTGCTCAGCGAGCAGATCAAAGTTTTGGAGATTGAGCAAAAGAATTTGTCGCAAAATAAAGATAGTCAACAGGTCGTAAAG GAAATGATTGAATCTGAGAGGGAACGTCTCCAACAAATTGTTCACCTGAATGAACTCCAAAAACTAACTCGGAAGTACCGTCTTAGCAGTATAATTGATCAGTTAGCGTATGTCAGCGAAGCAACCCGTAAAACATCACGAGAGGCCGAGCCAGATGGCATTCGCTACATTATAAATCAGCTAACAGTTTTAAGAGATGACGAAGCGGCCAACAATTTGAATCC AGATGAGAGAGCAGGTTCTGTGCTCGGAGAAAAGGCTTCAAATGGGTATGCTCCGTCAATCTCAGAGTGTGGAGAGGGAACTTATGATAACATTAGTCAATCATCCTTCTCAATTCGATCAGTAAACAGTGCTCCACTGAGGCATGCGTATAG CACTGAAAGCTCAAATGGGTTTGACAAATACGGTCGTCCAATGAGACGAGGATTATATCACGAACCATCATCAAGTAATAACTTAA GTGTACCGGGTAGAAAAACATCAAATGATGAGTATTCAATGAGTCGAGCTGCTTCATTCGATAACCGCAGCCAGTTTAGTGAGGACGAGGTGACCGAGGATGGAAGGAGCTCCCGGCCCAACAGCACGGGCGCAAATATTCTGTATAGAGTTCGAAGAGAGGAACTGGCACGTGGCGGACAGCCATCGGTGAAACTGATGGCAAAGGCTTTTGAGGCAATTGATGAGCCGAGAACGGATAAGAGAGGGTTCTTTGGAATTAGGAAGTCAAGATCAGTGGAAACGACGCAAAATGGGAAGCATAGTAAATTT GAAGAAGCTGCTAACTCAGCCTTGATGCACAGTTTGGGACAAGTAGAGGAAGGAGTCAGCAGCAATTATGCAACCCTACCAAGAG gaggTCGAAatcctttcaaaaatatggGGTCTCGTTTGGTGGAGCGTGTTCGCAGAAGCTTATCCCGGTCGAGTAGACAATCTCGTGATTCTGACAGGGAAGATGAGATTGAAGTACAAGTTTACAAAAAG cctgaAAAACCAATATCTTCCCccaagaaaacgaaaaagaagtCAGCCGAATCAAAAGCTCGCAAGAATTCCAGTAACATCTTCACATAG